Proteins from a genomic interval of Arachis hypogaea cultivar Tifrunner chromosome 10, arahy.Tifrunner.gnm2.J5K5, whole genome shotgun sequence:
- the LOC112716189 gene encoding 26S proteasome non-ATPase regulatory subunit 11 homolog: protein MATTHLAATTESLALAVEAKDPSEAISILYRVLEDPSSSSEALRMKEQAITNLTDLLRQENRGEDLRGLLTQLRPFFSVIPKAKTAKIVRGIIDAVAKIPGTSDLQILLCREMVQWTYAEKRTFLRQRVEARLAALLMENKEYSEALTLLSSLIKEVRRLDDKLLLVDIDLLESKLHFSLRNLPKAKAALTAARTAANAIYVPPAQQGAIDLQSGILHAEEKDYKTAYSYFFEAFESFNALEDPKAVFSLKYMLLCKIMVNQADDVGGIISSKAGLQYVGPDLDAMKAVADAHSKRSLRLFEIALRDYNAQLEEDPIVHRHLQSLYDTLLEQNLCRLIEPFSRVEIAHIAELIELPMDHVERKLSQMILDKKFAGTLDQGAGCLVIFDDPKTDAIYPATLETISNIGKVVDSLYARSAKIMA from the coding sequence ATGGCTACAACTCATCTTGCTGCAACAACAGAGtcacttgctcttgctgttgagGCCAAAGACCCATCTGAGGCTATTTCTATTCTTTATCGTGTACTTGAGGATCCTTCTTCCTCATCTGAAGCTCTGCGTATGAAAGAGCAGGCGATCACAAACCTTACTGACCTTCTAAGGCAAGAGAATAGAGGAGAGGATCTACGCGGCCTTCTCACACAATTGAGGCCCTTTTTCTCAGTGATACCCAAGGCAAAAACTGCAAAGATAGTTAGGGGGATAATTGATGCAGTTGCTAAAATCCCAGGGACATCTGATCTTCAAATTTTGCTTTGCAGAGAAATGGTGCAGTGGACTTATGCTGAGAAGCGTACATTCCTGAGGCAGCGAGTCGAGGCAAGACTTGCAGCACTTCTAATGGAAAATAAGGAGTATTCAGAAGCTTTGACTCTTCTGTCAAGCTTGATCAAAGAGGTTAGAAGATTAGATGACAAGCTTCTACTCGTAGACATAGACTTGCTGGAAAGCAAACTACACTTCTCATTAAGAAACCTTCCAAAGGCGAAAGCCGCGCTAACTGCAGCAAGAACTGCTGCTAATGCCATTTATGTGCCTCCGGCACAACAAGGTGCCATAGATCTGCAGAGTGGAATACTTCATGCTGAGGAGAAGGATTATAAAACTGCATATAGTTATTTCTTTGAAGCTTTTGAGTCTTTCAATGCACTTGAAGATCCAAAGGCTGTTTTCAGCCTGAAATATATGTTGTTGTGTAAGATCATGGTAAATCAGGCTGATGACGTTGGtggaatcatatcttctaaagcCGGGTTGCAATATGTTGGCCCTGACTTGGATGCAATGAAAGCTGTTGCAGATGCTCATTCTAAGCGATCACTGAGATTGTTCGAGATTGCTCTGCGGGACTACAATGCCCAGTTGGAGGAAGACCCAATCGTCCATAGGCACTTACAATCCTTGTATGATACCCTCTTGGAACAGAATCTTTGCAGGTTGATTGAGCCGTTCTCAAGGGTTGAGATTGCACACATTGCTGAGCTCATTGAACTGCCTATGGATCACGTGGAGCGGAAGTTGTCTCAGATGATCTTGGACAAGAAGTTTGCGGGGACATTGGATCAAGGTGCCGGATGCCTCGTCATATTTGACGACCCCAAGACTGACGCGATATATCCTGCAACTCTGGAGACCATTTCCAATATTGGGAAAGTTGTCGATAGTCTTTATGCTAGGTCTGCCAAGATAATGGCATGA